In the Vitis vinifera cultivar Pinot Noir 40024 chromosome 2, ASM3070453v1 genome, one interval contains:
- the LOC100246241 gene encoding probable trehalase isoform X1, giving the protein MEVFLSYNLIFYSLFSCFLFFFVSSMAVTEASSQCSPVKPTTPLVTFLDRLQETAFKTYGNSDFDPKLYVDLSLKFNLSDTEEAFKKLPRSENGSVSVEILEGFMGEYMRGAGEDLVEVVPEDYVPEPTGFLPKVESPEVRAWALEVHSLWKNLSRKVSNGVRDRPDLHTLLPLPNPVVIPGSRFREVYYWDSYWVIRGLLASKMHETAKAIVANLISLIDEYGYVLNGARAYYSNRSQPPLLSSMIYEIYKRTGDKEMVRKSLPALLKEHQFWNSGKHKMTIQDDQACNHTLSRYYAMWDKPRPESSTNDKESASKILDASEKQQFYRELASTAESGWDFSTRWMRNSSDFTTLATTSILPVDLNAFILKMELDIASLAKVIGENTISERFVEASQGRKKAMDSVFWNAKMGQWVDYWLGDNSTSCKEVHKLEASNQNENVFASNFVPLWIELFNSDASVVEKVMESFQSSGLLCSAGIATSLTNSGQQWDFPNGWAPIQHMIVEGLVRSGLKEARLMAEDIAMRWIRTNYAAYKNTSTMLEKYDVEECGKIGGGGEYIPQVRGHILGYFWEYMEEFINFSQNLNASFIVQWNSLVGRLYFFTLSNILV; this is encoded by the exons ATGGAGGTTTTTCTATCCtataatcttattttttattctttattctcttgttttctcttcttcttcgtaTCCTCCATGGCTGTTACCGAAGCTTCATCGCAGTGCTCTCCTGTGAAGCCCACCACCCCACTCGTCACCTTCCTTGATCGCCTCCAAGAAACGGCCTTCAAAACCTATGGCAACTCCGACTTCGACCCAAAGCTTTACGTGGATTTGTCTCTGAAATTCAATCTCTCAGACACAGAGGAGGCTTTTAAGAAGCTACCCAGGTCTGAAAATGGGTCGGTTTCGGTTGAGATTTTGGAGGGGTTTATGGGAGAGTACATGCGAGGTGCAGGGGAAGATTTGGTGGAGGTTGTGCCGGAGGATTATGTGCCGGAGCCGACGGGGTTCTTGCCGAAGGTGGAGAGTCCGGAGGTGAGAGCATGGGCATTGGAGGTGCATTCTCTTTGGAAGAATCTGAGCCGGAAAGTTTCGAACGGGGTTCGGGATCGGCCGGACCTGCACACTCTGCTTCCTCTTCCTAATCCAGTGGTGATTCCTGGATCGAGATTTAGAGAGGTTTACTATTGGGATTCTTACTGGGTTATTCG GGGCTTGCTAGCAAGTAAAATGCATGAGACGGCAAAAGCAATTGTTGCTAATCTGATTTCACTTATCGATGAATATGGTTATGTCCTAAACGGTGCAAGGGCATATTACAGCAATCGGAG CCAGCCCCCGCTCCTGAGTTCCATGATCTATGAAATATACAAGAGAACGGGTGATAAAGAAATGGTGAGAAAGTCTCTCCCTGCTTTGCTCAAGGAACATCAGTTTTGGAATTCAG GGAAACATAAGATGACCATTCAGGATGATCAAGCCTGTAATCACACTTTGAGTCGGTACTATGCAATGTGGGATAAACCGAGACCAGAGTCTTCAACTAAT GACAAGGAGTCTGCTTCCAAGATCTTGGATGCTTCGGAGAAACAGCAATTTTACAGGGAACTGGCTTCAACTGCTGAATCTGGATGGGATTTCAGCACAAGATGGATGAG GAATTCTTCAGATTTCACGACATTGGCTACAACATCAATTCTACCCGTGGATTTGAATGCATTTATACTGAAG ATGGAGCTTGACATAGCCTCCTTGGCAAAAGTTATTGGAGAAAATACCATCTCTGAACGCTTTGTGGAAGCTTCTCAAGGGAGAAAAAAGGCAATGGACTCTGTTTTCTGGAATGCAAAGATGGGACAATGGGTTGACTACTGGCTCGGTGACAATTCCACTTCATGCAAG gaAGTTCATAAATTAGAAGCTTCAAACCAGAACGAGAACGTGTTTGCTTCAAACTTTGTTCCTCTATGGATTGAGTTGTTTAACTCGG ATGCTTCTGTGGTGGAGAAAGTTATGGAAAGTTTCCAAAGTTCGGGTTTGCTTTGCTCTGCTGGGATTGCAACTTCCTTGACAAATTCGGGACAACAATG GGATTTTCCAAATGGTTGGGCTCCAATTCAACACATGATAGTTGAAGGCCTGGTGAGATCTGGATTGAAAGAAGCAAGGTTGATGGCAGAAGATATTGCTATGAGGTGGATCAGAACCAACTATGCTGCCTACAAGAACACAAGCACAATGCTTGAAAAATATGATGTGGAAGAATGTGGAAAAATTGGAGGTGGCGGTGAATACATACCCCAGGTCAGAGGCCATATCCTTGGTTACTTTTGGGAATATATGGAagaatttatcaatttttcacaGAACCTAAATGCATCTTTTATTGTTCAGTGGAATTCACTAGTGGGAAGACTATACTTTTTTACTTTGTCAAATATCTTGGTGTGA
- the LOC100246241 gene encoding trehalase isoform X2 — translation MEVFLSYNLIFYSLFSCFLFFFVSSMAVTEASSQCSPVKPTTPLVTFLDRLQETAFKTYGNSDFDPKLYVDLSLKFNLSDTEEAFKKLPRSENGSVSVEILEGFMGEYMRGAGEDLVEVVPEDYVPEPTGFLPKVESPEVRAWALEVHSLWKNLSRKVSNGVRDRPDLHTLLPLPNPVVIPGSRFREVYYWDSYWVIRGLLASKMHETAKAIVANLISLIDEYGYVLNGARAYYSNRSQPPLLSSMIYEIYKRTGDKEMVRKSLPALLKEHQFWNSGKHKMTIQDDQACNHTLSRYYAMWDKPRPESSTNDKESASKILDASEKQQFYRELASTAESGWDFSTRWMRNSSDFTTLATTSILPVDLNAFILKMELDIASLAKVIGENTISERFVEASQGRKKAMDSVFWNAKMGQWVDYWLGDNSTSCKEVHKLEASNQNENVFASNFVPLWIELFNSDASVVEKVMESFQSSGLLCSAGIATSLTNSGQQWDFPNGWAPIQHMIVEGLVRSGLKEARLMAEDIAMRWIRTNYAAYKNTSTMLEKYDVEECGKIGGGGEYIPQTGFGWTNGVVLAFLEEFGWTKDQKLDCQ, via the exons ATGGAGGTTTTTCTATCCtataatcttattttttattctttattctcttgttttctcttcttcttcgtaTCCTCCATGGCTGTTACCGAAGCTTCATCGCAGTGCTCTCCTGTGAAGCCCACCACCCCACTCGTCACCTTCCTTGATCGCCTCCAAGAAACGGCCTTCAAAACCTATGGCAACTCCGACTTCGACCCAAAGCTTTACGTGGATTTGTCTCTGAAATTCAATCTCTCAGACACAGAGGAGGCTTTTAAGAAGCTACCCAGGTCTGAAAATGGGTCGGTTTCGGTTGAGATTTTGGAGGGGTTTATGGGAGAGTACATGCGAGGTGCAGGGGAAGATTTGGTGGAGGTTGTGCCGGAGGATTATGTGCCGGAGCCGACGGGGTTCTTGCCGAAGGTGGAGAGTCCGGAGGTGAGAGCATGGGCATTGGAGGTGCATTCTCTTTGGAAGAATCTGAGCCGGAAAGTTTCGAACGGGGTTCGGGATCGGCCGGACCTGCACACTCTGCTTCCTCTTCCTAATCCAGTGGTGATTCCTGGATCGAGATTTAGAGAGGTTTACTATTGGGATTCTTACTGGGTTATTCG GGGCTTGCTAGCAAGTAAAATGCATGAGACGGCAAAAGCAATTGTTGCTAATCTGATTTCACTTATCGATGAATATGGTTATGTCCTAAACGGTGCAAGGGCATATTACAGCAATCGGAG CCAGCCCCCGCTCCTGAGTTCCATGATCTATGAAATATACAAGAGAACGGGTGATAAAGAAATGGTGAGAAAGTCTCTCCCTGCTTTGCTCAAGGAACATCAGTTTTGGAATTCAG GGAAACATAAGATGACCATTCAGGATGATCAAGCCTGTAATCACACTTTGAGTCGGTACTATGCAATGTGGGATAAACCGAGACCAGAGTCTTCAACTAAT GACAAGGAGTCTGCTTCCAAGATCTTGGATGCTTCGGAGAAACAGCAATTTTACAGGGAACTGGCTTCAACTGCTGAATCTGGATGGGATTTCAGCACAAGATGGATGAG GAATTCTTCAGATTTCACGACATTGGCTACAACATCAATTCTACCCGTGGATTTGAATGCATTTATACTGAAG ATGGAGCTTGACATAGCCTCCTTGGCAAAAGTTATTGGAGAAAATACCATCTCTGAACGCTTTGTGGAAGCTTCTCAAGGGAGAAAAAAGGCAATGGACTCTGTTTTCTGGAATGCAAAGATGGGACAATGGGTTGACTACTGGCTCGGTGACAATTCCACTTCATGCAAG gaAGTTCATAAATTAGAAGCTTCAAACCAGAACGAGAACGTGTTTGCTTCAAACTTTGTTCCTCTATGGATTGAGTTGTTTAACTCGG ATGCTTCTGTGGTGGAGAAAGTTATGGAAAGTTTCCAAAGTTCGGGTTTGCTTTGCTCTGCTGGGATTGCAACTTCCTTGACAAATTCGGGACAACAATG GGATTTTCCAAATGGTTGGGCTCCAATTCAACACATGATAGTTGAAGGCCTGGTGAGATCTGGATTGAAAGAAGCAAGGTTGATGGCAGAAGATATTGCTATGAGGTGGATCAGAACCAACTATGCTGCCTACAAGAACACAAGCACAATGCTTGAAAAATATGATGTGGAAGAATGTGGAAAAATTGGAGGTGGCGGTGAATACATACCCCAG ACTGGTTTTGGCTGGACAAATGGTGTTGTATTGGCATTCCTGGAGGAGTTTGGATGGACTAAGGACCAGAAGCTAGATTGCCAGTAA
- the LOC100256523 gene encoding ABC transporter F family member 3 produces MTEVASSVIHEVLGRRALDVDQPIIDYIVNVLADDDFDFGFQGEGAVDAIGELLVDSGCVSDDAECRSVCSILCEKFGKHGLVKPKPAVRSLAAPLRMFDGMDEEEVPKKKPEVTDGPILTERDRAKLERRKRKDERQREQQYQMHLAEMEAAKAGMPVVCVNHDNSSGPAIKDIHLENFNISIGGRDLIVDGSVTLSYGRHYGLVGRNGTGKTTFLRYMAMHAIDGIPKNCQILHVEQEVVGDDISALQCVLNTDIERTQLLEEEAHLLAQQRELEFEGATGKSQGELNGDIDKDVVGKRLEEIYKRLEFIDAYSAESRAGSILAGLSFSPEMQHKATKTFSGGWRMRIALARALFIEPDLLLLDEPTNHLDLHAVLWLETYLVKWPKTVIVVSHAREFLNTVVTDILHLHGQKLNSYKGDYDTFERTREEQLKNQQKAFESNERSRSHMQSFIDKFRYNAKRAALVQSRIKALDRLGHVDEVINDPDYKFEFPTPDDRPGLPIISFSDASFGYPGGPLLFKNLNFGIDLDSRIAMVGPNGIGKSTILKLIAGELQPSSGTVFRSAKVRIAVFSQHHVDGLDLSSNPLLYMMRCYPGVPEQKLRAHLGSFGVTGNLALQPMYTLSGGQKSRVAFAKITFKKPHIILLDEPSNHLDLDAVEALIQGLVLFQGGVLMVSHDEHLISGSVEELWVVSEGKVSPFHGTFHDYKKILQSS; encoded by the exons ATGACTGAAGTAGCGAGCTCAGTGATCCACGAAGTGCTAGGGCGGAGAGCTCTGGATGTGGATCAGCCAATCATCGACTACATCGTCAACGTCCTAGCCGATGATGACTTCGATTTCGGCTTCCAAGGCGAAGGCGCCGTCGACGCCATCGGAGAACTCCTCGTTGACTCCGGATGCGTCTCCGATGACGCTGAATGCCGCTCT GTTTGCAGCATACTATGTGAAAAATTTGGAAAGCATGGATTGGTTAAGCCAAAACCTGCTGTGCGAAGCCTTGCAGCGCCCTTGAGAATGTTTGATGGAATGGATGAAGAGGAAGTTCCAAAGAAGAAACCTGAGGTGACTGATGGTCCAATTCTAACTGAGCGTGACCGAGCAAAGCTtgaaaggagaaagagaaaggaTGAGCGCCAAAGAGAG CAACAATACCAAATGCATTTAGCTGAGATGGAAGCTGCTAAAGCGGGAATGCCTGTTGTGTGTGTAAACCATGACAACAGTAGTGGACCAGCTATCAAGGATATCCATTTGGAGAACTTCAATATTTCCATAGGTGGTCGCGATCTCATTGTAGATGGTTCAGTCACACTCTCTTATGGAAGGCACTATG GCCTTGTAGGAAGAAATGGTACTGGCAAAACAACTTTCCTTAGGTACATGGCTATGCATGCTATTGATGGTATTCCTAAGAACTGCCAGATATTACATGTGGAGCAAGAAGTGGTTGGTGATGACATATCAGCGTTGCAATGTGTTCTTAACACTGATATTGAAAGAACCCAACTTTTGGAAGAAGAAGCTCACCTACTTGCGCAACAG CGAGAATTGGAGTTTGAAGGTGCAACTGGAAAGAGCCAAGGGGAACTGAATGGGGATATTGACAAAGATGTTGTTGGAAAAAGGCTTGAAGAGATATACAAAAGGCTTGAGTTCATTGATGCATACTCCGCTGAGTCGCGTGCAGGTTCCATTCTTGCG GGTCTCAGTTTCTCTCCAGAAATGCAGCATAAAGCGACAAAAACCTTTTCTGGAGGATGGCGAATGCGAATTGCTCTTGCTCGTGCACTGTTTATAGAGCCTGATTTATTACTACTTGATGAACCCACG aACCATCTTGACCTTCATGCTGTTTTATGGCTGGAGACTTACCTGGTGAAATGGCCAAAAACAGTTATAGTTGTTTCTCATGCTAGAGAATTCTTGAACACG gTGGTCACTGATATTCTGCATTTACATGGGCAAAAATTGAACTCTTACAAGGGGGATTATGATACATTTGAGAGGACACGAGAGGAACAGCTCAAGAATCAACAGAAAGCATTTGAGTCAAATGAACGGTCTAGATCCCATATGCAG TCTTTCATCGATAAGTTCCGATACAATGCCAAGCGGGCAGCTCTTGTACAGTCAAGAATCAAG GCATTGGATCGGTTGGGTCATGTGGATGAGGTTATTAATGATCCTGA CTACAAATTTGAGTTTCCAACTCCAGACGACAGACCAGGCCTCCCTATAATTAGTTTCAG TGATGCATCATTTGGTTATCCTGGGGGCCCcttattatttaagaatttgaattttgggatAGATCTAGACAGCCGCATTGCAA TGGTTGGGCCAAATGGCATTGGTAAATCAACTATACTCAAATTGATTGCAGGGGAACTTCAACCAAGCTCTGGAACGGTATTCCGTTCGGCCAAg GTTCGCATTGCTGTGTTCAGTCAACACCATGTTGATGGCCTAGACCTATCTTCAAATCCCCTTTTGTATATGATGCGCTGCTACCCA GGGGTGCCAGAACAGAAGCTCCGAGCTCATTTAGGTTCATTTGGTGTAACAGGAAATCTTGCTCTTCAGCCCATGTACACTTTATCTG GTGGTCAGAAAAGCAGAGTTGCATTtgcaaaaataactttcaaaaaacCTCACATCATACTTCTTGATGAACCATCAAATCATCTT GATTTGGATGCTGTGGAGGCACTGATTCAAGGCCTTGTTCTGTTCCAAGGAGGCGTACTCAtg GTCAGTCACGATGAGCATTTGATATCTGGAAGCGTAGAGGAGCTGTGGGTGGTTTCCGAAGGAAAGGTTTCCCCTTTCCATGGGACGTTCCACGATTACAAGAAGATACTTCAGTCATCGTAG